One segment of Takifugu rubripes chromosome 5, fTakRub1.2, whole genome shotgun sequence DNA contains the following:
- the ccdc97 gene encoding coiled-coil domain-containing protein 97, producing the protein MWGEIVEPVKTQPILTEEEHDGGKFELPVKVEIPYPKFTINQPTDPRQQRQDTPRVSRAETTCVNNMVEAIAQSGSPVKSQQIGEPELTLEERKEELLSQYRSRPLVFLERYHASLKPADLSAFAHVCSDPRAQHYSQVIQRRAGDYTDRTRVRNHRYAALRALQREGKYFSEEQMRSRQPLLYEQYIGQYLTDEEIVERSQEAMQDNAEETTGSTTAGLAHLLLSSYQEHLIQNRLQEEQEREDGAQEEEEDEEDEDGDSVQRKEEEPTVGEKALLREEFLSQMYQHFLDGKDRDFNYSEVDENPDYDNLDIVSRDAEDKYFDEDDEYYEEEETMTE; encoded by the exons ATGTGGGGTGAAATTGTGGAACCTGTTAAAACCCAACCAATTTTGACCGAAGAAGAACACGATGGAGGTAAATTCGAATTACCGGTTAAAGTGGAGATACCGTACCCAAAGTTTACCATCAACCAGCCGACAGATCCTCGGCAGCAGCGACAGGACACACCG CGTGTGAGCCGGGCTGAGACTACCTGTGTTAATAACATGGTGGAGGCCATTGCTCAGAGTGGGAGCCCCGTGAAGAGCCAACAGATCGGAGAGCCTGAACTGACCCTGGAGGAGCgcaaagaggagctgctgagtcAGTACAGGAGCAGACCGCTGGTGTTCCTGGAGAGGTACCAT GCCTCCCTGAAGCCAGCAGATTTGTCAGCGTTCGCCCACGTGTGCTCAGATCCGCGGGCGCAACACTACAGTCAAGTGATACAGAGACGAGCTGGAGATTACACCGACAGGACCAGGGTTCGAAACCACCGTTACGCCGCCCTCAGAGCCCTGCAGAGAG AGGGCAAGTATTTCAGTGAGGAACAGATGCGATCGAGGCAGCCTCTACTCTATGAGCAATACATCGGCCAGTACCTGACTGATGAAGAG atagtGGAGCGCTCCCAGGAAGCCATGCAAGATAATGCTGAGGAGACAACGGGGAGCACCACGGCAGGGCTCGCgcacctcctcctcagctcctacCAGGAGCATCTCATCCAGAATCGTCttcaggaagagcaggagcgaGAGGACGGggcacaggaggaggaagaggatgaagaagatgaagatg gtgattctgtgcagaggaaggaagaggagcccACGGTGGGGGAGAAGGCTCTGCTCAGGGAGGAATTCCTCAGTCAGATGTACCAGCACTTCCTCGACGGCAAGGACAGGGATTTTAATTACAG tgagGTGGATGAGAACCCCGACTACGACAACTTGGACATTGTGAGCAGAGATGCAGAAGATAAATActttgatgaagatgatgagtattatgaagaggaagagacaatGACAGAATAG
- the LOC105416414 gene encoding uncharacterized protein → MRSKRADTAKKDPIRKGGNMVSPMWLSFTVSQQDHRIASCNTCGATFPRWGKKRKSFYTMKMLNHLRGFHGVKIRRERQKELLGKAKVRSANADEEMAEENEGKQLTPSMSLNKEEKEHWTVTCGDKTGVLHLSKLRRAMECIRCEDQWFAPMAFEEFGGKRSYKKWKRSIFYENKPLEYWFKQGVLVTKGFKVTKSSLGCLKETTNLPSDSSSEDFAEDNSTAPIDILDTEAAEAPDCRSHSDSVTTDAHSTQGSWCEPLDADVLIEGDPQPIEGPSNPTAEDLNYSAHDVAGEVELTHNPEEEDGELGEIQGATGSDPSAPSTTAPEDPDGITTTNSQATQVENENEERLTSPEKTTACNFPESLQTASPSLPTGSDLDAMELVQLRKERLKLQIKVLRLQEQYYTRRLGPPM, encoded by the exons ATGCGTTCCAAACGTGCGGATACTGCAAAAAAAGACCCAATCCGCAAAGGGGGCAACATGGTATCACCGATGTGGCTGTCTTTCACTGTTTCTCAGCAGGATCATAGGATCGCTTCGTGCAACACTTGTGGTGCGACGTTTCCGAGATGGGGCAAAAAGCGAAAAAGTTTTTACACGATGAAGATGTTAAATCACCTGAGAGGTTTCCATGGCGTCAAGATCCGGAGGGAACGTCAAAAAGAG CTGCTGGGGAAGGCCAAAGTGAGGAGCGCAAATGCAGATGAGGAGATGGCAGAGGAGAATGAAGGAAAGCAGCTGACTCCATCCATGTCCCtcaacaaagaagaaaagg AGCACTGGACTGTGACCTGTGGGGACAAAACGGGGGTTCTGCATTTATCAAAGTTAAGGAGAG CCATGGAGTGCATCAGGTGCGAGGACCAGTGGTTCGCCCCCATGGCCTTCGAGGAGTTTGGCGGCAAGCGGTCTTACAAGAAGTGGAAAAGAAGCATTTTTTATGAAAACAAGCCTCTGGAGTATTGGTTTAag CAAGGTGTTCTGGTCACCAAGGGCTTCAAGGTGACCAAAAGCTCGCTGGGCTGTCTCAAG gagACAACAAACCTGCCATCAGATTCCAGCTCAGAGGATTTCGCCGAGGATAACTCCACAGCACCAATCGATATTCTGGACACAGAAGCGGCTGAAGCGCCCGACTGTCGCTCCCATTCCGATAGCGTCACCACAGACGCCCACAGCACACAAG GTAGCTGGTGTGAGCCTTTGGACGCCGACGTGCTCATCGAAGGGGACCCCCAGCCGATCGAGGGACCCTCAAACCCGACGGCTGAGGACCTGAACTACTCTGCTCATGATGTTGCTGGAGAAGTGGAGCTGACCCACAAtcctgaagaagaagatggggaaCTGGGAGAAATCCAAGGTGCCACAGGTAGTGATCCATCGGCACCTTCCACCACAGCTCCAGAAGATCCAG ATGGAATCACCACCACAAACTCGCAGGCGACCCAAGTGGAGAATGAAAACGAAGAAAGGCTAACATCACCAGAGAAAAC GACTGCTTGCAACTTCCCTGAATCCCTGCAAACTGCATCCCCATCGCTCCCCACCGGCTCCGATCTGGACGCCATGGAACTTGTTCAGCTGAGGAAAGAGAGGTTAAAGTTGCAGATAAAGGTGCTGAGACTGCAGGAGCAGTACTACACTCGCAGACTCGGACCTCCCATGTGA